Proteins from one Oncorhynchus tshawytscha isolate Ot180627B linkage group LG16, Otsh_v2.0, whole genome shotgun sequence genomic window:
- the bmi1a gene encoding polycomb complex protein BMI-1-A, with protein MTMHRTTRIKITELNPHLMCVLCGGYFIDATTIIECLHSFCKMCIVRYLETSKYCPICDVPVHKTKPLLNIRSDKTLQDIVYKLVPGLFKNEMKRRRDFYADHPSVDATTRSNEDRGEVADEDKRIITDDEIISLSIEFFDHNKAEQTGVAEDQLTKEQVNNKRYLQCPAAMTIMHLRKFLRSKMDIPCTYQVEVMYEDEPLKDYYTLMDIAYIYTWRRNGPLPLKYRVRPSCKKMKMSHLQQEGQNSTGRSAESDSASDKACSPAAVPSTSSSLPSPGTPVQSPHPHFPHISKPVNGASTSAPAPTRPFPFGKKPRKASLNGSSASSG; from the exons ATGACGATGCATCGAACGACCAGAATTAAGATAACTGAGCTGAACCCCCACCTCATGTGTGTGCTATGTGGTGGCTACTTCATCGATGCCACAACCATTATAGAATGTCTCCATTCAT TCTGTAAGATGTGCATTGTGCGCTATCTGGAGACCAGCAAGTATTGCCCCATCTGTGACGTGCCAGTACACAAAACCAAGCCTCTGCTCAATATAAG GTCTGACAAAACCCTACAAGACATTGTCTACAAGCTGGTCCCTGGTCTCTTCAAAA ATgagatgaagagaaggagagactttTACGCAGATCACCCTTCTGTAGATG CTACGACAAGGTCTAATGAGGATCGAGGGGAGGTGGCGGACGAGGACAAGAGAATCATCACAGACGATGAGATCATCAGCCTCTCCATTGAGTTCTTCGATCACAACAA GGCTGAACAGACCGGCGTGGCTGAGGACCAACTGACTAAAGAACAG GTGAACAATAAGAGGTATCTGCAGTGTCCAGCAGCCATGACCATCATGCACCTGAGGAAGTTCCTCCGCAGTAAGATGGACATCCCCTGTACCTATCAG GTTGAAGTGATGTATGAAGACGAGCCACTGAAAGATTACTACACATTAATGGACATAGCCTACATCTACACCTGGAGAAGG AATGGCCCTTTGCCGTTGAAGTACCGCGTCAGACCTAGCTGTAAGAAGATGAAGATGAGTCATCTGCAGCAGGAGGGCCAGAACAGCACTGGTCGGTCCGCTGAGAGCGACTCAGCCAGTGACAAAGCCTGCAGCCCTGCCGCtgttccctccacctcctcctctttgcCCAGCCCTGGCACCCCAGTGCAATCCCCACACCCACACTTCCCCCACATCTCCAAGCCTGTCAATGGAGCCTCCacctcagccccagcccctaCCAGACCCTTCCCCTTTGGAAAAAAACCACGGAAGGCCTCGCTGAATGGTTCTTCTGCATCCTCGGGATGA